The following are encoded in a window of Panicum virgatum strain AP13 chromosome 5N, P.virgatum_v5, whole genome shotgun sequence genomic DNA:
- the LOC120673283 gene encoding ribonuclease III domain-containing protein RNC1, chloroplastic, producing the protein MAPPAMAFQALTLTPLPLSLPNSRRRVRVRVLAVAADQTPPPPPVPSSEPANSPRRLLRELAQRKKAVSPKKKHPPRRFILKPPLDDERLTRRFLSSPQLSLKALPLLSSCLPSAPLSTADRTWVDEYLLEAKQALGYPLAPSETLGEGDDCPARHFDVPLYLAFQHLDPSCERTRPRHVRNGHSRLWFLGQYVLELAFCEFFLQRYPRESPGPMRERAFALIGKKVLPKWLKAASLHNLVFPYDDLDKMIRKDREPPSKAVFWALFGAIYLCFGMPEVYRVLFEAFGMDPDDESCQPKLRRQLEDVDYVSVEFEKRQLTWQDVAAYRPPPDALFAHPRLFRACVPPGMHRFRGNIWDFDSRPKVMDTLGYPLPMNDRIPEITEARNIELGLGLQLCFLHPSKHKFEHPRFCFERLEYVGQKIQDLVLAERLLMKHLDAPGRWLAEKHRRMLMNKYCGRYLRDKHLHHYVIYGESVQDRFEHNRRLRNPSTTSVQQALHGLAYCVYGKPDVRRLMFEVFDFEQVHPKAV; encoded by the exons ATGGCACCACCCGCCATGGCGTTCCAAGCGCTCACCCTCACGCCACTCCCCCTCTCGCTCCCCAActctcgccgccgcgtccgGGTCCGCGTCCTGGCTGTCGCGGCCGACCagacccctccgccgccgccggtcccctcATCGGAGCCGGCGAACAGCCCGAGGCGCCTCCTCCGGGAGCTCGCGCAGAGGAAGAAGGCCGTATCCCCTAAGAAGAAgcacccgccgcgccgcttTATCCTCAAGCCGCCGCTCGACGACGAGCGCCTCACCCGGCGGTTCCTCAGCAGCCCGCAGCTGTCGCTCAAGGCGCTCCCGCTGCTCTCGTCCTGCCTCCCCTCCGCCCCGCTCTCCACCGCCGACAGGACCTGGGTGGACGAGTACCTCCTCGAGGCCAAGCAGGCGCTCGGGTACCCGCTCGCGCCCTCGGAGACGCTCGGCGAAGGCGATGACTGCCCCGCGCGTCATTTCGATGTGCCGCTCTACCTCGCATTCCAGCATCTGGACCCCTCCTGCGAGCGCACGCGCCCGCGGCACGTCCGGAACGGCCACTCCAGGCTCTGGTTCCTGGGTCAGTACGTTCTGGAGCTCGCTTTCTGCGAGTTTTTCTTGCAAAGGTACCCCAGGGAGTCACCCGGGCCGATGAGGGAGCGGGCGTTCGCTCTGATTGGGAAGAAGGTGTTGCCCAAATGGCTCAAGGCGGCCAGCCTGCACAATTTGGTGTTCCCTTATGATGATTTGGATAAGATGATACGCAAGGACCGGGAGCCACCATCCAA GGCTGTATTCTGGGCATTATTTGGGGCTATATATTTGTGCTTTGGGATGCCCGAAGTCTATCGAGTCCTTTTCGAGGCATTTGGGATGGACCCTGACGATGAGAGCTGTCAGCCAAAATTGAGGCGCCAACTAGAAGATGTTGATTATGTTTCGGTGGAGTTTGAAAAGAGACAACTCACATGGCAGGACGTTGCTGCCTACAGG CCACCACCAGATGCTCTTTTCGCTCATCCAAGGCTTTTCCGAGCTTGTGTGCCACCAGGCATGCATCGATTCAGAGGAAACATCTGGGATTTTGACAGTAGACCCAAGGTCATGGACACCCTAGGATATCCCTTGCCCATGAATGACAGAATTCCCGAAATCACAGAAGCTAGGAATATAGAGCTCGGACTTGGTCTTCAG CTCTGCTTTTTGCACCCGTCAAAACATAAGTTTGAGCATCCAAGATTCTGTTTTGAGCGACTCGAATATGTCGGCCAGAAGATTCAG GATCTTGTGCTGGCTGAGAGGCTGCTCATGAAGCATCTAGATGCACCGGGCAGGTGGCTGGCGGAGAAGCATAGGAGGATGTTGATGAACAAGTATTGCGGACGATACTTGCGGGACAAGCACTTGCACCACTATGTTATCTATGGGGAGTCAGTGCAAGACAGATTCGAACACAACCGACGTCTCAGGAATCCTTCGACAACTTCTGTCCAGCAAGCGTTACATGGGCTTGCATACTGTGTGTATGGCAAACCTGACGTGCGGCGCTTGATGTTTGAGGTGTTCGACTTCGAACAGGTTCATCCGAAAGCTGTATGA
- the LOC120673284 gene encoding L-2-hydroxyglutarate dehydrogenase, mitochondrial-like isoform X1 produces the protein MLLRRLGLAGAGRRRGPAARGLASGAPREAADAVVVGAGVVGLAVARALAMAGREVVVVEAAPSFGTGTSSRNSEVIHAGIYYPPRSLKASLCVRGKEMLYKYCAERGVAHKQLGKLIVATGAAETGKLDTLLRNAKQNGVNDLQMMEGSQAMEMEPELRCLKALLSPSTGIVDSHSFMLSLLGDAENLGTTISYNTAVIGGHVGYEGLELHICESKELQNHHGGSHVTPQLVLLPKLLINSAGLSAIPLAKRFHGLDQAFVPNPHYARGCYFTLSQTKSPFSHLIYPLPEDGGIGVHVTIDLNGLVRFGPDVEWLDGGEDPVSCFLNRFDYSVNPTRCSVFYPVVRKYFPNLKDGSLEPGYSGIRPKLSGPGQPPSDFVIQGQDIHAIPGLVNLFGIESPGLTSSLAIAEHIVSRYS, from the exons ATGCTACTGCGGCGCCTGGGCCTGgctggggccggccggcggcggggacccGCGGCGCGAGGCCTCGCCTCGGGGGCCccgcgggaggcggcggatgCCGTGGTGGTGGGCGCGGGCGTCGTCGGCCtcgcggtggcgcgcgcgctGGCGATGGCCGGGCGCGAGGTGGTCGTGGTCGAGGCGGCGCCCAGCTTCGGCACCGGCACCAGCTCCCGCAACAGCGAGGTCATCCACGCCGGCATCTACTACCCGCCGCGCAGCCTCAAG GCTAGCCTTTGTGTAAGGGGAAAGGAAATGCTCTACAAGTACTGTGCAGAACGAGGGGTTGCCCACAAACAACTCGGTAAACTCATTGTTGCGACTGGTGCTGCAGAGACCGGAAAGTTGGACACGCTCCTCAGGAATGCTAAACAAAATGGGGTCAATGATCTCCAAATGATGGAGGGTTCTCAAGCTATGGAGATGGAACCTGAGCTTCGATGTCTTAAAGCTTTATTATCACCTAGTACTGGGATAGTTGACTCTCATTCATTCATGCTCTCCCTTTTG GGTGATGCTGAAAATTTGGGAACAACCATATCCTATAACACAGCAGTTATTGGTGGGCATGTCGGATATGAAGGCCTTGAACTCCATATTTGTGAAAGCAAAGAACTGCAAAACCATCATGGAGGGTCTCATGTGACCCCACAGCTTGTTTTGCTTCCAAAGCTTCTGATAAACTCAGCAGGTTTGAGTGCAATTCCGCTTGCCAAACGATTTCATGGTCTGGACCAAGCATTTGTGCCCAATCCTCACTATGCTCGTGGATGTTACTTCACCCTCTCTCAAACAAAGAGTCCTTTCAGCCACTTGATATATCCTCTACCAGAGGACGGTGGTATAGGGGTCCATGTCACAATAGACTTGAATGGCCTTGTTAGATTTGGCCCAGATGTTGAATGGCTAGATGGTGGCGAGGACCCTGTGTCATGTTTCCTGAATAG GTTCGATTACTCTGTGAACCCCACCCGATGTTCTGTATTTTACCCTGTGGTAAGGAAGTATTTTCCAAATTTGAAGGATGGGTCTTTGGAACCTGGTTACTCTGGGATCCGACCAAAACTTTCTGGTCCTGGACAACCTCCTTCAGATTTTGTCATTCAG GGGCAGGATATCCATGCTATTCCTGGGCTGGTTAACTTGTTTGGAATAGAATCCCCTGGTTTGACATCAAGTTTGGCGATTGCAGAACACATTGTTTCAAGATATTCGTGA
- the LOC120673284 gene encoding L-2-hydroxyglutarate dehydrogenase, mitochondrial-like isoform X3 codes for MLLRRLGLAGAGRRRGPAARGLASGAPREAADAVVVGAGVVGLAVARALAMAGREVVVVEAAPSFGTGTSSRNSEVIHAGIYYPPRSLKASLCVRGKEMLYKYCAERGVAHKQLGKLIVATGAAETGKLDTLLRNAKQNGVNDLQMMEGSQAMEMEPELRCLKALLSPSTGIVDSHSFMLSLLGDAENLGTTISYNTAVIGGHVGYEGLELHICESKELQNHHGGSHVTPQLVLLPKLLINSAGLSAIPLAKRFHGLDQAFVPNPHYARGCYFTLSQTKSPFSHLIYPLPEDGGIGVHVTIDLNGLVRFGPDVEWLDGGEDPVSCFLNRMGLWNLVTLGSDQNFLVLDNLLQILSFRIPWFDIKFGDCRTHCFKIFVMGVS; via the exons ATGCTACTGCGGCGCCTGGGCCTGgctggggccggccggcggcggggacccGCGGCGCGAGGCCTCGCCTCGGGGGCCccgcgggaggcggcggatgCCGTGGTGGTGGGCGCGGGCGTCGTCGGCCtcgcggtggcgcgcgcgctGGCGATGGCCGGGCGCGAGGTGGTCGTGGTCGAGGCGGCGCCCAGCTTCGGCACCGGCACCAGCTCCCGCAACAGCGAGGTCATCCACGCCGGCATCTACTACCCGCCGCGCAGCCTCAAG GCTAGCCTTTGTGTAAGGGGAAAGGAAATGCTCTACAAGTACTGTGCAGAACGAGGGGTTGCCCACAAACAACTCGGTAAACTCATTGTTGCGACTGGTGCTGCAGAGACCGGAAAGTTGGACACGCTCCTCAGGAATGCTAAACAAAATGGGGTCAATGATCTCCAAATGATGGAGGGTTCTCAAGCTATGGAGATGGAACCTGAGCTTCGATGTCTTAAAGCTTTATTATCACCTAGTACTGGGATAGTTGACTCTCATTCATTCATGCTCTCCCTTTTG GGTGATGCTGAAAATTTGGGAACAACCATATCCTATAACACAGCAGTTATTGGTGGGCATGTCGGATATGAAGGCCTTGAACTCCATATTTGTGAAAGCAAAGAACTGCAAAACCATCATGGAGGGTCTCATGTGACCCCACAGCTTGTTTTGCTTCCAAAGCTTCTGATAAACTCAGCAGGTTTGAGTGCAATTCCGCTTGCCAAACGATTTCATGGTCTGGACCAAGCATTTGTGCCCAATCCTCACTATGCTCGTGGATGTTACTTCACCCTCTCTCAAACAAAGAGTCCTTTCAGCCACTTGATATATCCTCTACCAGAGGACGGTGGTATAGGGGTCCATGTCACAATAGACTTGAATGGCCTTGTTAGATTTGGCCCAGATGTTGAATGGCTAGATGGTGGCGAGGACCCTGTGTCATGTTTCCTGAATAG GATGGGTCTTTGGAACCTGGTTACTCTGGGATCCGACCAAAACTTTCTGGTCCTGGACAACCTCCTTCAGATTTTGTCATTCAG AATCCCCTGGTTTGACATCAAGTTTGGCGATTGCAGAACACATTGTTTCAAGATATTCGTGATGGGAGTCTCCTAA
- the LOC120673284 gene encoding L-2-hydroxyglutarate dehydrogenase, mitochondrial-like isoform X4 yields the protein MLLRRLGLAGAGRRRGPAARGLASGAPREAADAVVVGAGVVGLAVARALAMAGREVVVVEAAPSFGTGTSSRNSEVIHAGIYYPPRSLKASLCVRGKEMLYKYCAERGVAHKQLGKLIVATGAAETGKLDTLLRNAKQNGVNDLQMMEGSQAMEMEPELRCLKALLSPSTGIVDSHSFMLSLLGDAENLGTTISYNTAVIGGHVGYEGLELHICESKELQNHHGGSHVTPQLVLLPKLLINSAGLSAIPLAKRFHGLDQAFVPNPHYARGCYFTLSQTKSPFSHLIYPLPEDGGIGVHVTIDLNGLVRFGPDVEWLDGGEDPVSCFLNRMGLWNLVTLGSDQNFLVLDNLLQILSFRGRISMLFLGWLTCLE from the exons ATGCTACTGCGGCGCCTGGGCCTGgctggggccggccggcggcggggacccGCGGCGCGAGGCCTCGCCTCGGGGGCCccgcgggaggcggcggatgCCGTGGTGGTGGGCGCGGGCGTCGTCGGCCtcgcggtggcgcgcgcgctGGCGATGGCCGGGCGCGAGGTGGTCGTGGTCGAGGCGGCGCCCAGCTTCGGCACCGGCACCAGCTCCCGCAACAGCGAGGTCATCCACGCCGGCATCTACTACCCGCCGCGCAGCCTCAAG GCTAGCCTTTGTGTAAGGGGAAAGGAAATGCTCTACAAGTACTGTGCAGAACGAGGGGTTGCCCACAAACAACTCGGTAAACTCATTGTTGCGACTGGTGCTGCAGAGACCGGAAAGTTGGACACGCTCCTCAGGAATGCTAAACAAAATGGGGTCAATGATCTCCAAATGATGGAGGGTTCTCAAGCTATGGAGATGGAACCTGAGCTTCGATGTCTTAAAGCTTTATTATCACCTAGTACTGGGATAGTTGACTCTCATTCATTCATGCTCTCCCTTTTG GGTGATGCTGAAAATTTGGGAACAACCATATCCTATAACACAGCAGTTATTGGTGGGCATGTCGGATATGAAGGCCTTGAACTCCATATTTGTGAAAGCAAAGAACTGCAAAACCATCATGGAGGGTCTCATGTGACCCCACAGCTTGTTTTGCTTCCAAAGCTTCTGATAAACTCAGCAGGTTTGAGTGCAATTCCGCTTGCCAAACGATTTCATGGTCTGGACCAAGCATTTGTGCCCAATCCTCACTATGCTCGTGGATGTTACTTCACCCTCTCTCAAACAAAGAGTCCTTTCAGCCACTTGATATATCCTCTACCAGAGGACGGTGGTATAGGGGTCCATGTCACAATAGACTTGAATGGCCTTGTTAGATTTGGCCCAGATGTTGAATGGCTAGATGGTGGCGAGGACCCTGTGTCATGTTTCCTGAATAG GATGGGTCTTTGGAACCTGGTTACTCTGGGATCCGACCAAAACTTTCTGGTCCTGGACAACCTCCTTCAGATTTTGTCATTCAG GGGCAGGATATCCATGCTATTCCTGGGCTGGTTAACTTGTTTGGAATAG
- the LOC120672455 gene encoding uncharacterized protein LOC120672455, which produces MANPRRAIALHVQTQPPPLPTSAAALPPHSSLASSLLHFLKRPASFPFLLSLFVLLTWLSLRFHRPSPPPSLGGRPTVVHDPQANLVRFPAELHPTPIARDGRGWLLDPVAAARDAGLPGGAFACLSLHVGQIQPSGLRGNHRHHTCNETFVIWGAKTKFRLENADVKDKGYGEAIIAADEVGIVASTRSTAHALINMDVQPTFFIGCQDTTIYPNSSNTDYKVWKDL; this is translated from the exons ATGGCGAACCCGAGGCGAGCCATCGCGCTGCACGTCCagacgcagccgccgcctctccccacgtcggccgccgccctgccgccgcACTCCTCCCTGGCGTCGTCGCTGCTGCACTTCCTGAAGCGGCCGGCGTCCTTCCcattcctcctctccctcttcgTCCTCCTCACATGGCTCTCGCTCCGCTTCCACCGCCCTTCCCCGCCCCCGTCGCTCGGAGGCCGCCCCACCGTCGTGCACGACCCCCAGGCCAACCTCGTCCGCTTCCCCGCCGAGCTTCACCCCACCCCCATCGCCCGCGACGGGCGCGGGTGGCTGCTCGAccctgtcgccgccgcccgcgacgcCGGCCTTCCAG GTGGTGCATTTGCTTGTTTATCGCTGCACGTAGGACAGATCCAACCCAGTGGTTTACGTGGCAATCATCGTCACCATACATGCAATGAAACATTCGTCATCTGGGGTGCAAAGACAAAATTCAGG CTAGAAAATGCTGATGTAAAAGACAAGGGATATGGAGAGGCCATAATTGCGGCTGATGAGGTCGGCATTGTTGCAAGTACAAGATCAACTGCACATGCCTTGATCAATATGGATGTGCAACCTACCTTCTTCATCGGATGTCAGGATACAACGATATATCCCAACAGCTCAAATACTGACTACAAGGTCTGGAAAGATCTATGA
- the LOC120673286 gene encoding probable U3 small nucleolar RNA-associated protein 11 isoform X3: MSSLRNSIPRRAHKERAQPEARKKFGLLEKHKDYVVRSKAFHRKEEIIGKLREKAAFRNPDEFYFKMINSKTVGGVHRPKPGANKYTEEELLLLKNKDMGYIIQSIQSEKKKIEKLCSTLHRLYTKRPNKHVYFAEDREEAKEIQSRIGECSNMPGFDNIPSRIKKKTASSYRELEERKQRLQKLEKLYGEMALQKELKVATSLTKCYWCIML, from the exons atGTCGTCGCTGCGGAACTCAATTCCGCGGCGGGCTCATAAGGAGCGTGCGCAGCC GGAGGCGAGGAAGAAGTTTGGGCTTCTTGAGAAGCACAAGGACTATGTCGTCCGGTCGAAAGCTTTCCATCGCAAAGAGGAAATTATCGGG AAACTGAGGGAGAAGGCAGCATTCAGGAACCCAGATGAGTTCTACTTTAAGATGATCAACAGTAAGACTGTTGGTGGAGTTCATAGGCCAAA GCCTGGAGCAAATAAGTATACTGAAGAGGAACTTCTGCTGTTGAAAAATAAAGATATGGGATATATCATTCAGAGTATTCAAAGTGAAAAAAAG AAAATCGAAAAGTTGTGCTCAACGCTTCATCGACTGTATACCAAGCGTCCAAACAAGCATGTTTATTTTGCTGAAGACAG AGAAGAAGCCAAAGAAATACAATCCAGGATAGGAGAATGCAGCAATATGCCTGGCTTTGACAACATCCCTTCTCGTATTAAGAA GAAAACAGCTTCTTCATACAGGGAGTTAGAAGAGAGAAAGCAGAGGCTTCAAAAGCTTGAGAAGTTGTATGGAGAAATGGCCTTGCAAAAAGAATTGAAG GTAGCCACATCGCTGACAAAATGCTATTGGTGTATTATGCTCTAA
- the LOC120673286 gene encoding probable U3 small nucleolar RNA-associated protein 11 isoform X2 — translation MSSLRNSIPRRAHKERAQPEARKKFGLLEKHKDYVVRSKAFHRKEEIIGKLREKAAFRNPDEFYFKMINSKTVGGVHRPKPGANKYTEEELLLLKNKDMGYIIQSIQSEKKKIEKLCSTLHRLYTKRPNKHVYFAEDREEAKEIQSRIGECSNMPGFDNIPSRIKKKTASSYRELEERKQRLQKLEKLYGEMALQKELKKPGRKRKLREDEMMM, via the exons atGTCGTCGCTGCGGAACTCAATTCCGCGGCGGGCTCATAAGGAGCGTGCGCAGCC GGAGGCGAGGAAGAAGTTTGGGCTTCTTGAGAAGCACAAGGACTATGTCGTCCGGTCGAAAGCTTTCCATCGCAAAGAGGAAATTATCGGG AAACTGAGGGAGAAGGCAGCATTCAGGAACCCAGATGAGTTCTACTTTAAGATGATCAACAGTAAGACTGTTGGTGGAGTTCATAGGCCAAA GCCTGGAGCAAATAAGTATACTGAAGAGGAACTTCTGCTGTTGAAAAATAAAGATATGGGATATATCATTCAGAGTATTCAAAGTGAAAAAAAG AAAATCGAAAAGTTGTGCTCAACGCTTCATCGACTGTATACCAAGCGTCCAAACAAGCATGTTTATTTTGCTGAAGACAG AGAAGAAGCCAAAGAAATACAATCCAGGATAGGAGAATGCAGCAATATGCCTGGCTTTGACAACATCCCTTCTCGTATTAAGAA GAAAACAGCTTCTTCATACAGGGAGTTAGAAGAGAGAAAGCAGAGGCTTCAAAAGCTTGAGAAGTTGTATGGAGAAATGGCCTTGCAAAAAGAATTGAAG AAACCTGGACGCAAGAGGAAACTCCGCGAAGATGAGATG ATGATGTGA
- the LOC120673286 gene encoding probable U3 small nucleolar RNA-associated protein 11 isoform X1, whose translation MSSLRNSIPRRAHKERAQPEARKKFGLLEKHKDYVVRSKAFHRKEEIIGKLREKAAFRNPDEFYFKMINSKTVGGVHRPKPGANKYTEEELLLLKNKDMGYIIQSIQSEKKKIEKLCSTLHRLYTKRPNKHVYFAEDREEAKEIQSRIGECSNMPGFDNIPSRIKKKTASSYRELEERKQRLQKLEKLYGEMALQKELKKPGRKRKLREDEMVSPTSHPVYKWRAQRKR comes from the exons atGTCGTCGCTGCGGAACTCAATTCCGCGGCGGGCTCATAAGGAGCGTGCGCAGCC GGAGGCGAGGAAGAAGTTTGGGCTTCTTGAGAAGCACAAGGACTATGTCGTCCGGTCGAAAGCTTTCCATCGCAAAGAGGAAATTATCGGG AAACTGAGGGAGAAGGCAGCATTCAGGAACCCAGATGAGTTCTACTTTAAGATGATCAACAGTAAGACTGTTGGTGGAGTTCATAGGCCAAA GCCTGGAGCAAATAAGTATACTGAAGAGGAACTTCTGCTGTTGAAAAATAAAGATATGGGATATATCATTCAGAGTATTCAAAGTGAAAAAAAG AAAATCGAAAAGTTGTGCTCAACGCTTCATCGACTGTATACCAAGCGTCCAAACAAGCATGTTTATTTTGCTGAAGACAG AGAAGAAGCCAAAGAAATACAATCCAGGATAGGAGAATGCAGCAATATGCCTGGCTTTGACAACATCCCTTCTCGTATTAAGAA GAAAACAGCTTCTTCATACAGGGAGTTAGAAGAGAGAAAGCAGAGGCTTCAAAAGCTTGAGAAGTTGTATGGAGAAATGGCCTTGCAAAAAGAATTGAAG AAACCTGGACGCAAGAGGAAACTCCGCGAAGATGAGATGGTGAGTCCTACATCACATCCTGTTTATAAGTGGCGAGCACAGAGGAAGCGGTGA
- the LOC120673284 gene encoding L-2-hydroxyglutarate dehydrogenase, mitochondrial-like isoform X2: protein MLLRRLGLAGAGRRRGPAARGLASGAPREAADAVVVGAGVVGLAVARALAMAGREVVVVEAAPSFGTGTSSRNSEVIHAGIYYPPRSLKASLCVRGKEMLYKYCAERGVAHKQLGKLIVATGAAETGKLDTLLRNAKQNGVNDLQMMEGSQAMEMEPELRCLKALLSPSTGIVDSHSFMLSLLGDAENLGTTISYNTAVIGGHVGYEGLELHICESKELQNHHGGSHVTPQLVLLPKLLINSAGLSAIPLAKRFHGLDQAFVPNPHYARGCYFTLSQTKSPFSHLIYPLPEDGGIGVHVTIDLNGLVRFGPDVEWLDGGEDPVSCFLNRFDYSVNPTRCSVFYPVVRKYFPNLKDGSLEPGYSGIRPKLSGPGQPPSDFVIQNPLV from the exons ATGCTACTGCGGCGCCTGGGCCTGgctggggccggccggcggcggggacccGCGGCGCGAGGCCTCGCCTCGGGGGCCccgcgggaggcggcggatgCCGTGGTGGTGGGCGCGGGCGTCGTCGGCCtcgcggtggcgcgcgcgctGGCGATGGCCGGGCGCGAGGTGGTCGTGGTCGAGGCGGCGCCCAGCTTCGGCACCGGCACCAGCTCCCGCAACAGCGAGGTCATCCACGCCGGCATCTACTACCCGCCGCGCAGCCTCAAG GCTAGCCTTTGTGTAAGGGGAAAGGAAATGCTCTACAAGTACTGTGCAGAACGAGGGGTTGCCCACAAACAACTCGGTAAACTCATTGTTGCGACTGGTGCTGCAGAGACCGGAAAGTTGGACACGCTCCTCAGGAATGCTAAACAAAATGGGGTCAATGATCTCCAAATGATGGAGGGTTCTCAAGCTATGGAGATGGAACCTGAGCTTCGATGTCTTAAAGCTTTATTATCACCTAGTACTGGGATAGTTGACTCTCATTCATTCATGCTCTCCCTTTTG GGTGATGCTGAAAATTTGGGAACAACCATATCCTATAACACAGCAGTTATTGGTGGGCATGTCGGATATGAAGGCCTTGAACTCCATATTTGTGAAAGCAAAGAACTGCAAAACCATCATGGAGGGTCTCATGTGACCCCACAGCTTGTTTTGCTTCCAAAGCTTCTGATAAACTCAGCAGGTTTGAGTGCAATTCCGCTTGCCAAACGATTTCATGGTCTGGACCAAGCATTTGTGCCCAATCCTCACTATGCTCGTGGATGTTACTTCACCCTCTCTCAAACAAAGAGTCCTTTCAGCCACTTGATATATCCTCTACCAGAGGACGGTGGTATAGGGGTCCATGTCACAATAGACTTGAATGGCCTTGTTAGATTTGGCCCAGATGTTGAATGGCTAGATGGTGGCGAGGACCCTGTGTCATGTTTCCTGAATAG GTTCGATTACTCTGTGAACCCCACCCGATGTTCTGTATTTTACCCTGTGGTAAGGAAGTATTTTCCAAATTTGAAGGATGGGTCTTTGGAACCTGGTTACTCTGGGATCCGACCAAAACTTTCTGGTCCTGGACAACCTCCTTCAGATTTTGTCATTCAG AATCCCCTGGTTTGA